A section of the Ornithinimicrobium sufpigmenti genome encodes:
- a CDS encoding YczE/YyaS/YitT family protein, whose translation MTSHRHGRGAARAADPRRQLLALGPLEQLRAGRLGLRIPQLILGLVLYGISMALLIRGALGVMPWDVLHQGLARHVPLTFGQIVIATSLVVLLIWLPLRQSPGLGTVANAVMVGLVVDPVLSWLDQPEGWGSRIVLMAAGLVLNALATAMYIGAQLGPGPRDGLMTGLARTTGRSIRLVRTLIEVGVVVVGFLLGGVLGVGTVLYALFIGPLTQAMLPWLVVPIRPPRQEPAPGLPQPPR comes from the coding sequence ATGACGAGCCATCGACACGGGCGAGGGGCTGCCCGGGCGGCCGACCCACGCCGCCAGCTTCTGGCACTGGGTCCGCTGGAGCAGCTGCGCGCCGGGCGGTTGGGTCTGCGGATCCCGCAGCTGATCCTGGGGCTGGTGCTCTACGGCATCTCCATGGCTCTGCTCATCCGCGGTGCGCTGGGGGTCATGCCCTGGGACGTGCTGCACCAAGGCCTGGCCCGGCACGTGCCGCTGACCTTCGGCCAGATCGTCATCGCCACCTCGCTGGTGGTCCTGCTGATCTGGCTGCCGCTGCGCCAGTCGCCCGGCCTCGGCACCGTGGCCAACGCGGTCATGGTCGGGCTGGTCGTCGACCCGGTCCTGTCCTGGTTGGACCAGCCGGAAGGCTGGGGGTCCCGGATCGTGCTGATGGCAGCCGGGCTCGTGCTCAACGCCCTGGCGACCGCGATGTACATCGGTGCCCAGCTGGGACCCGGGCCCCGCGACGGGCTGATGACCGGCCTGGCGAGAACGACGGGCCGCTCGATCCGGCTGGTGCGCACCCTCATCGAGGTCGGGGTCGTCGTCGTCGGCTTCCTCTTGGGCGGGGTCCTCGGCGTCGGGACCGTGCTCTACGCCCTCTTCATCGGTCCGCTGACCCAGGCGATGCTGCCGTGGCTCGTGGTGCCGATCCGGCCTCCCCGGCAGGAGCCCGCCCCAGGTCTGCCTCAGCCACCACGGTGA
- a CDS encoding ArsR/SmtB family transcription factor encodes MADHVRMTSPMLKAMTHPLRRRIVSLMRHDQPMRAVDLARQLDVPANSVSFHLRTLAEAGMIVEAPEHARDRRDRVWVAAGDGFSVPDPGTLGEEDEPALRAYLDQAGIDLQQLVRNAMLWAVEWSSGRDEVQRAALSLGTLSATRAEMDQFVEELEAVVRRLRQRLHETEPEDGQVRQDWDFLTVVAEADLGRAPAGEAGSAPRATAASPGSADR; translated from the coding sequence ATGGCCGACCACGTGCGGATGACCTCCCCCATGCTCAAGGCGATGACCCACCCCCTGCGCCGTCGCATCGTCAGCCTGATGCGGCACGACCAGCCGATGCGGGCCGTGGACCTGGCCCGACAGCTGGACGTGCCGGCCAACTCGGTGAGCTTCCACCTGCGCACGCTGGCCGAGGCCGGGATGATCGTCGAGGCGCCCGAGCACGCCCGGGACCGCCGCGACCGGGTCTGGGTCGCGGCGGGCGACGGCTTCAGCGTCCCCGACCCGGGCACCCTGGGCGAGGAGGACGAGCCGGCCCTGCGCGCGTACCTCGACCAGGCCGGCATCGACCTGCAGCAGCTGGTCCGCAACGCGATGCTCTGGGCGGTGGAGTGGAGCAGCGGGCGGGACGAGGTGCAGCGGGCCGCGCTCAGCCTGGGCACCCTGAGCGCCACCCGCGCGGAGATGGACCAGTTCGTCGAGGAGCTGGAGGCCGTCGTCCGCCGGCTGCGGCAGAGGCTGCACGAGACCGAGCCGGAGGACGGCCAGGTGCGTCAGGACTGGGACTTCCTCACCGTGGTGGCTGAGGCAGACCTGGGGCGGGCTCCTGCCGGGGAGGCCGGATCGGCACCACGAGCCACGGCAGCATCGCCTGGGTCAGCGGACCGATGA
- a CDS encoding molybdopterin-dependent oxidoreductase, whose protein sequence is MDTRTVRRAPDSRAAGLSGVAAGAITLGTAELLAAAWSGPLASAGTPSPLLAVGAAFVDRTPAWLKDWAIATFGTADKLALGIGMALVLTAACAALGLLAARRKTLAQVLFVAVAALGMAAVLSRPDSGLLDAVPTVVGAAVGTWLLGRLSEKDQTVRHPLAAATPVAEPMPVGAPRREVFRAAGGLTALGLAGIAVGTGGSGVLRTAGPATPTVPLPRPSRSVSVPDAAVSNTPGHTAYLTPNDAFYRIDTALRVPRVNPERWTLRVTGLVERELEITYADLLAEEHVEALVTLTCVSNEVGGDLVGNARWQGWPVRELLARAGVAPEADMVLSRSVDGWTAGTPLEALTDDRDALLAVAMNGEPLPARHGYPVRLVVPGLYGYVSATKWVTELKVTRFDADEGYWTPRGWSALGPIKTASRIDVPRSGARVPVGEVVVAGVAWAQQRGVEQVEVQVDDGPWQAVELLAEPSVDAWRLWRWTWPDATPGRHRLRVRATDGTGEAQTDQVARPAPDGASGWHEVSVRVA, encoded by the coding sequence ATGGACACCCGCACCGTGCGCCGTGCGCCCGACTCCCGTGCCGCGGGCCTGAGCGGCGTCGCGGCCGGGGCCATCACCCTCGGCACCGCCGAGCTGCTGGCCGCAGCCTGGTCCGGGCCGCTGGCCAGCGCGGGCACGCCCTCACCCCTGCTGGCGGTGGGCGCTGCGTTCGTGGACCGGACGCCCGCCTGGCTCAAGGACTGGGCCATCGCCACCTTCGGGACCGCGGACAAGCTCGCGCTCGGGATCGGTATGGCGCTCGTCCTCACCGCTGCCTGCGCTGCCCTGGGGCTGCTCGCAGCACGCCGCAAGACTCTGGCCCAGGTCCTCTTCGTCGCGGTGGCTGCCCTCGGCATGGCCGCGGTGCTGAGCCGGCCGGACAGTGGGCTGCTGGACGCCGTGCCGACCGTCGTGGGGGCAGCAGTCGGCACCTGGCTGCTGGGGAGGCTGAGCGAGAAGGATCAGACGGTTCGGCATCCCTTGGCCGCAGCCACGCCTGTTGCTGAGCCCATGCCGGTCGGCGCACCCCGTCGCGAGGTGTTCCGCGCCGCGGGCGGCCTGACCGCGCTCGGGCTGGCCGGGATCGCGGTCGGCACCGGCGGCAGCGGCGTCCTGCGGACAGCCGGCCCCGCCACACCGACGGTCCCGCTGCCGCGTCCGAGCCGCTCGGTCAGCGTCCCGGACGCCGCGGTGAGCAACACGCCGGGGCACACGGCATACCTCACCCCGAACGACGCCTTCTACCGCATCGACACAGCCTTGCGGGTGCCCCGGGTGAACCCGGAGAGGTGGACGCTGCGGGTGACCGGCCTGGTCGAGCGGGAGCTCGAGATCACGTATGCCGACCTGCTGGCGGAGGAGCACGTCGAGGCGCTCGTCACGCTCACCTGCGTGAGCAACGAGGTCGGTGGCGACCTGGTCGGCAACGCCCGTTGGCAGGGATGGCCGGTGCGTGAGCTCTTGGCGCGGGCAGGGGTGGCGCCCGAGGCAGACATGGTGCTCTCCCGCAGCGTCGACGGATGGACGGCCGGTACCCCGCTCGAGGCGCTCACCGACGACCGCGACGCCCTGCTGGCGGTGGCGATGAACGGGGAGCCGCTGCCCGCACGGCACGGGTATCCCGTCCGGCTGGTCGTGCCGGGGCTCTACGGCTACGTCTCGGCGACCAAGTGGGTGACCGAGCTCAAGGTGACGCGGTTCGACGCCGACGAGGGCTACTGGACGCCGCGCGGCTGGTCGGCCCTCGGGCCGATCAAGACGGCCTCGCGGATCGACGTGCCGCGCTCCGGTGCCCGGGTCCCGGTGGGGGAGGTGGTCGTCGCCGGGGTGGCGTGGGCCCAGCAGCGCGGCGTGGAGCAGGTCGAGGTGCAGGTCGACGACGGCCCGTGGCAGGCCGTGGAGCTGCTGGCGGAGCCGTCGGTGGACGCCTGGCGGCTCTGGCGCTGGACGTGGCCCGACGCGACACCGGGCCGGCACCGGCTCCGGGTGCGGGCCACCGACGGGACCGGCGAGGCGCAGACCGACCAGGTCGCCCGACCCGCGCCGGACGGTGCCAGCGGGTGGCACGAGGTGAGCGTCCGCGTCGCCTGA
- the rph gene encoding ribonuclease PH, translating into MTRHDGRTPDQLRDIRFTRNWLDHAEGSVLVEFGRTRVLCAASFTAGVPRWRKGSGKGWTTAEYAMLPRATHTRSDRESVRGRIGGRTHEISRLIGRSLRAVVDLDALGENTIQIDCDVLQADGGTRTAAITGAYVALVDAIENARAKGLIPKGKEPMTGSVCAVSVGVVKGEPVLDLDYVEDVDADTDMNVVMTGDGRFVEVQGTAEGVPFDRELLDALLDLAAEGCAELTARQAMAFGGDDMGGADSHESGAAIDLGPPTW; encoded by the coding sequence ATGACCCGCCACGACGGCCGCACGCCCGACCAGCTCCGCGACATCCGCTTCACCCGCAACTGGCTCGACCATGCCGAGGGGAGCGTGCTGGTCGAGTTCGGCCGCACCCGGGTGCTGTGCGCCGCCAGCTTCACCGCGGGGGTCCCGCGCTGGCGCAAGGGCAGCGGCAAGGGCTGGACGACGGCGGAGTACGCGATGCTGCCGCGCGCCACCCACACCCGCTCCGACCGCGAGTCGGTCCGCGGCCGGATCGGCGGGCGCACGCACGAGATCAGCCGGCTCATCGGCAGGTCCCTGCGGGCGGTCGTCGACCTGGACGCGCTGGGGGAGAACACCATCCAGATCGACTGCGACGTGCTGCAGGCCGACGGCGGCACCCGCACCGCCGCGATCACCGGTGCCTACGTCGCGCTGGTCGACGCGATCGAGAACGCCCGCGCCAAGGGCCTGATCCCCAAGGGCAAGGAGCCGATGACCGGGTCCGTGTGCGCGGTCAGCGTGGGGGTCGTCAAGGGCGAGCCGGTGCTGGACCTGGACTACGTGGAGGACGTCGACGCCGACACCGACATGAACGTGGTGATGACCGGGGACGGCCGGTTCGTCGAGGTCCAGGGGACGGCCGAGGGGGTGCCCTTCGACCGGGAGCTGCTCGACGCCCTGCTGGACCTGGCGGCCGAGGGCTGCGCCGAGCTCACGGCCCGGCAGGCGATGGCCTTCGGCGGGGACGACATGGGCGGGGCCGACTCGCACGAGTCGGGCGCCGCCATCGACCTCGGCCCGCCCACGTGGTGA
- the thrC gene encoding threonine synthase, with protein MAHQWRGVIAEYADRLPAGLTEQVVTLREGGTPLIPAEHLSELVGAQVHVKYEGLNPTGSFKDRGMTAAISDAARKGARAVICASTGNTSASAAAYATKAGMTCGVLVPEGKIAMGKLSQAIAHGATLIQVDGNFDDCLTVARKLAEAYPVELVNSVNPARIEGQKTAAFEIVDALGDAPDIHCLPVGNAGNITAYWQGYREYADADAPGAGGVAVATRRPRMFGFQAAGAAPLVLGHPVDEPETVATAIRIGNPASWDQAVAAREESGGLIDAVTDEEILSAHRLLSSREGIFVEPASAASVAGLLKAHDAGLVPAGSTVVCTVTGHGLKDPQWALRNADGEEVEPVRVSVDVVSAADALGLG; from the coding sequence ATGGCGCACCAGTGGCGCGGCGTGATCGCCGAGTATGCCGACCGGCTGCCGGCCGGCCTCACCGAGCAGGTCGTTACCCTGCGCGAGGGCGGCACGCCGCTCATCCCGGCCGAGCACCTCTCCGAGCTGGTGGGGGCGCAGGTGCACGTGAAGTACGAGGGGCTGAACCCGACCGGGTCGTTCAAGGACCGGGGGATGACCGCGGCGATCAGCGACGCGGCCCGCAAGGGTGCCCGCGCTGTGATCTGCGCCTCGACCGGCAACACCTCGGCCAGCGCCGCCGCCTACGCGACCAAGGCCGGCATGACCTGCGGCGTGCTGGTGCCCGAGGGCAAGATCGCGATGGGCAAGCTCTCCCAGGCGATCGCGCACGGTGCCACGCTCATCCAGGTCGACGGCAACTTCGACGACTGCCTGACCGTGGCCCGCAAGCTGGCCGAGGCCTACCCGGTCGAGCTGGTCAACAGCGTCAACCCCGCCCGGATCGAGGGCCAGAAGACCGCCGCCTTCGAGATCGTGGACGCGCTCGGCGACGCCCCGGACATCCACTGCCTGCCGGTCGGCAACGCCGGCAACATCACGGCCTACTGGCAGGGCTACCGGGAGTATGCCGACGCCGACGCCCCGGGAGCCGGTGGGGTCGCGGTGGCCACGCGGCGGCCGCGGATGTTCGGCTTCCAGGCCGCCGGGGCGGCCCCGCTCGTCCTGGGTCACCCCGTGGACGAGCCGGAGACGGTCGCGACGGCGATCCGGATCGGCAACCCGGCGTCCTGGGACCAGGCCGTCGCGGCGCGCGAGGAGTCCGGGGGCCTGATCGACGCGGTGACGGACGAGGAGATCCTGTCGGCGCACCGTCTGCTCTCCTCCCGCGAGGGCATCTTCGTCGAGCCGGCGTCGGCAGCCTCGGTCGCCGGGCTGCTCAAGGCGCACGACGCAGGGCTGGTGCCCGCCGGCTCGACGGTCGTGTGCACGGTGACCGGCCACGGTCTGAAGGACCCCCAGTGGGCGCTCCGCAACGCCGACGGCGAGGAGGTCGAGCCGGTGCGGGTCAGCGTCGACGTGGTCAGCGCCGCCGACGCGCTGGGGCTGGGGTGA
- a CDS encoding MFS transporter, translated as MSPAQSYRRLFGLTGPLYVAVAFIGRLPLAMSQIAALLAVTAATGSYGAGGTTAGALAVANAIGAPIAGSLTDRVGQRPVLLVQSIVGAIGLGVLAVLTASHVQGEPWWPLPVVAALGGAFIPQVGTMARVRWRPISRAAGSEDPRVMDAAFSYEGAADEASFVLGPAVVGVIAALLNPMAALAVAAVLLGVFATWFAVHPTGALVTPSALTGAGRGRLLTPALLLLAATQLSVGMVFGSVQTGTSVLATQAGEPGLTGLLHGLLGVGSVIAGLLVVALPERFAYPQRLRVFTVSMLVLALPLLLVDTLVGLAFALLGLGVAIAPSMITTFTLAERATPVERLGAAMTILAASTGTGYAVGAALAGRLADLGGHRPALAVSVGATALACAFAVFGYRLLTRTDRARPSREPVPQRPELSSR; from the coding sequence ATGTCTCCTGCGCAGTCCTACCGCCGGTTGTTCGGTCTCACCGGCCCCCTCTACGTCGCCGTCGCCTTCATCGGCCGCCTGCCGCTGGCGATGTCGCAGATCGCGGCACTGCTCGCGGTCACCGCGGCGACCGGTTCCTACGGCGCCGGGGGCACCACCGCCGGGGCCCTGGCGGTCGCCAACGCGATCGGGGCGCCCATCGCCGGCTCCCTCACCGACCGGGTCGGCCAGCGCCCCGTCCTGCTCGTCCAGAGCATCGTGGGCGCCATCGGGCTGGGCGTGCTGGCCGTCCTCACCGCCTCGCACGTCCAGGGTGAGCCGTGGTGGCCGCTGCCCGTGGTGGCGGCCCTCGGCGGCGCCTTCATCCCCCAGGTCGGCACCATGGCGCGCGTGCGCTGGCGGCCGATCAGCCGCGCGGCCGGCAGCGAGGATCCCCGCGTCATGGACGCCGCCTTCTCCTACGAGGGCGCTGCCGACGAGGCCTCCTTCGTGCTCGGCCCGGCGGTCGTCGGCGTCATCGCCGCGCTGCTCAACCCGATGGCCGCGCTGGCCGTGGCCGCCGTCCTGCTGGGCGTCTTCGCCACCTGGTTCGCCGTCCACCCGACCGGTGCCCTGGTCACCCCCTCGGCGCTCACCGGAGCGGGTCGGGGCCGACTGCTCACCCCGGCGCTCCTGCTCCTGGCCGCGACCCAGCTGTCCGTCGGCATGGTCTTCGGCTCGGTGCAGACCGGCACCTCCGTGCTGGCCACCCAGGCCGGCGAGCCCGGCCTTACCGGTCTGCTGCACGGCCTGCTCGGCGTCGGGAGCGTCATCGCCGGCCTGCTGGTGGTGGCCCTGCCCGAGCGGTTCGCCTACCCCCAGCGGCTGCGTGTGTTCACCGTCTCGATGCTGGTGCTCGCCCTGCCCCTGCTGCTGGTCGACACCCTGGTCGGCCTGGCCTTCGCCCTGCTCGGCCTGGGCGTGGCGATCGCGCCGTCGATGATCACCACCTTCACCCTCGCCGAGCGGGCCACGCCCGTTGAGCGGCTGGGCGCGGCGATGACCATCCTTGCCGCGTCCACCGGCACCGGGTATGCCGTGGGCGCCGCCCTCGCCGGCCGGCTCGCCGACCTCGGTGGTCACCGGCCGGCTCTCGCGGTGTCGGTCGGCGCGACCGCGTTGGCCTGTGCGTTCGCCGTCTTCGGTTACCGCCTGCTCACCCGGACCGACCGCGCGCGGCCCAGCCGTGAGCCGGTGCCGCAGCGTCCGGAGCTCAGCTCGCGCTGA
- a CDS encoding MFS transporter, translating to MYRPAPPATPSLWRQPRYLTWLLTDTAVGLATQVQSFVLPLIVILLTADPALAGTVAALGVGARVATTLLGGVLADRHDLRRLMVLSGALGAGLVALMALAYAAGLGVTALAVLNALAGIRAGLLGVASDAALKQVVSSAQLPVASSANQARDAAVQLGAGPAGGALLVLGPVAALLSTAVVFATSALSALALRGDFRPDRDPSTAGSAWREAADGVRWLWGQQVLRRILCVAMLLNLGLTSGVTTLVYGLGVQGLDPARIGLVTTAIGSAMLLGAVAAARIVQDVPSGIVATVGMAMAGLSVAALPFVPGFWPTLAVLFVGTLGAPACNAALMSYFMHLVPRRLLGRALSGATLLTTGAVPLSPVIAGLGLAWVGLTPTLMTAGAICLLAVLALLVDRGLRTLPRPADWPEPQA from the coding sequence ATGTATCGACCCGCCCCTCCGGCAACGCCCTCGCTGTGGCGCCAACCGCGCTACCTGACCTGGCTGCTCACCGACACCGCGGTGGGCCTCGCGACGCAGGTGCAGTCCTTCGTGCTGCCCCTGATCGTCATCCTGCTCACCGCCGACCCGGCCCTGGCCGGGACCGTGGCCGCCCTCGGGGTCGGCGCCCGGGTGGCGACGACCCTGCTCGGCGGCGTGCTCGCCGACCGTCACGACCTGCGCCGGCTCATGGTCCTCAGCGGCGCGCTCGGCGCCGGGCTGGTGGCGCTCATGGCGCTCGCCTACGCCGCGGGGCTCGGGGTGACGGCGCTCGCCGTGCTCAACGCCCTCGCCGGCATCCGCGCCGGTCTGTTGGGCGTGGCCTCCGACGCGGCCCTGAAGCAGGTCGTCAGCAGCGCCCAGCTGCCGGTCGCCTCCAGCGCTAACCAGGCGCGGGACGCCGCCGTCCAGCTGGGGGCCGGGCCGGCCGGGGGTGCGCTCCTCGTCCTCGGCCCCGTGGCCGCGCTGCTCTCCACCGCGGTGGTCTTCGCCACCAGCGCCCTGTCCGCGCTGGCGCTCAGGGGCGACTTCCGGCCCGACCGTGACCCCTCGACCGCCGGCTCGGCCTGGCGGGAGGCGGCCGACGGGGTGCGCTGGCTCTGGGGGCAGCAGGTGCTGCGCCGGATCCTGTGCGTGGCGATGCTGCTCAACCTGGGGCTGACCAGCGGCGTCACCACCCTGGTCTACGGGCTCGGCGTGCAGGGGCTGGACCCCGCCCGGATCGGCCTGGTCACCACCGCGATCGGCTCGGCCATGCTGCTCGGCGCGGTGGCCGCGGCCCGGATCGTCCAGGACGTGCCCTCGGGCATCGTCGCGACGGTCGGGATGGCGATGGCGGGCCTGTCCGTGGCGGCGCTGCCGTTCGTGCCGGGCTTCTGGCCCACGCTGGCCGTGCTCTTCGTCGGCACCCTCGGCGCCCCGGCCTGCAACGCGGCCCTGATGAGCTACTTCATGCACCTGGTGCCGCGCCGGCTGCTCGGGCGCGCCCTCAGCGGCGCCACCCTGCTCACCACCGGGGCGGTCCCGCTCTCACCGGTCATCGCCGGCCTCGGCCTGGCCTGGGTGGGGCTCACCCCGACGCTGATGACCGCCGGGGCGATCTGCCTGCTGGCCGTGCTGGCCCTGCTCGTGGACCGTGGCCTGCGCACGCTGCCCCGTCCGGCGGACTGGCCCGAGCCGCAGGCCTGA
- a CDS encoding DUF7218 family protein translates to MAQKNTKEDPGPSVKDPEMYEALRDDGASKEKAARIANAAANSSRSEVGERGGDAGSYEDRTVEELRKRAAELDIEGRSSMTKDELIDALRNH, encoded by the coding sequence ATGGCGCAGAAGAACACGAAGGAGGACCCGGGCCCGAGCGTGAAGGACCCGGAGATGTACGAGGCCCTGCGGGACGACGGGGCGTCCAAGGAGAAGGCCGCCCGCATCGCCAACGCCGCCGCCAACAGCTCCCGCAGCGAGGTCGGCGAGCGCGGTGGCGACGCCGGCAGCTACGAGGACCGGACGGTGGAGGAGCTGCGCAAGCGCGCCGCCGAGCTCGACATCGAGGGGCGTTCCTCGATGACCAAGGACGAGCTCATCGACGCGCTGCGCAACCACTGA
- a CDS encoding non-canonical purine NTP pyrophosphatase: protein MVTQRRLVLATRNAHKVGELRDILADVLRSTGLELVGLDAFEGLEDVVESGVTFAENALLKARYAAAATGLPALADDSGLAVDVLGGAPGVFSARWSGPLAEATGVAKDEANNQLLLAQLADVPDEHRDAGFVCAAALVVPGREGTSAGASAGDTAEVADMTAVVREGTCRGVLAHEPRGTQGFGYDPLLVRPDGRTLAEHTAEEKNAISHRGAAFRELAGDIERLLG from the coding sequence GTGGTGACCCAGCGTCGCCTGGTCCTGGCCACCCGCAACGCGCACAAGGTCGGCGAGCTGCGCGACATCCTCGCCGACGTGCTGCGGTCCACCGGGCTCGAGCTGGTCGGGCTGGACGCCTTCGAGGGCCTGGAGGACGTGGTCGAGTCCGGCGTCACCTTCGCCGAGAACGCCCTGCTCAAGGCCCGGTATGCCGCCGCGGCCACCGGACTGCCGGCGCTCGCCGACGACTCGGGGCTGGCGGTCGACGTCCTGGGTGGCGCGCCCGGTGTCTTCTCCGCACGGTGGTCCGGGCCGCTGGCCGAGGCGACCGGAGTCGCCAAGGACGAGGCCAACAACCAGCTGCTCCTGGCCCAGCTCGCCGACGTGCCGGACGAGCACCGGGACGCCGGTTTCGTCTGCGCCGCGGCCCTGGTCGTGCCCGGCCGGGAAGGGACCAGCGCCGGCGCCAGCGCCGGCGACACGGCGGAGGTGGCGGACATGACGGCGGTGGTCCGTGAGGGCACCTGCCGCGGGGTGCTCGCGCACGAGCCCCGAGGAACCCAGGGTTTCGGCTACGACCCGCTCCTGGTCCGTCCGGACGGCCGGACCCTCGCCGAGCACACCGCCGAGGAGAAGAACGCGATCTCCCACCGCGGCGCCGCCTTCCGCGAGCTGGCCGGAGACATTGAGCGGCTCCTGGGCTGA
- a CDS encoding homoserine kinase, protein MTFALRAGSSVSVRVPASSANLGPGFDTVGLALGLHDEYAVQVLPEPGHLEVLLEGEGAGQLPTDERHLVATRLREALEAGGIGWLDGYGLRLTCRNTIPMSAGLGSSAAAIVGGLGLGFALVRGGDLTEADLGLVNTHAGVAEGHPDNSSASVYGGLTVSWMPSPQVVRTARPTLHPDVVPVVLVPAGRRLDTALARSVLRPQVARADAIRQAGRAALLVHALTTEPALLLDATEDWLHQEQRRQVYPVTMGAVETLRALGHAAVVSGAGPTVLCLTTRELADVVIGEARSWGRDWKVVAPGVPAVGLQLV, encoded by the coding sequence ATGACCTTCGCCCTGCGGGCCGGGTCGTCGGTGTCGGTGCGGGTCCCGGCCAGCTCGGCCAACCTCGGCCCAGGCTTCGACACGGTGGGGCTGGCGCTCGGGCTGCACGACGAGTATGCGGTGCAGGTGCTGCCGGAGCCCGGTCACCTCGAGGTCCTGCTCGAGGGGGAAGGGGCGGGGCAGCTCCCCACCGACGAGCGGCACCTGGTGGCCACGCGGCTCCGGGAGGCGCTGGAGGCCGGTGGCATCGGCTGGCTGGACGGCTACGGGCTGCGGCTGACCTGCCGCAACACCATCCCGATGTCCGCCGGTCTGGGGTCCTCCGCCGCGGCGATCGTGGGCGGGTTGGGCCTGGGCTTCGCCCTGGTCCGGGGCGGGGACCTCACCGAGGCGGACCTGGGGCTGGTCAACACGCACGCCGGGGTGGCGGAGGGCCATCCCGACAACTCCTCCGCCTCCGTCTACGGCGGCCTCACCGTGTCCTGGATGCCGTCGCCGCAGGTGGTGCGGACCGCGCGGCCGACGCTGCACCCGGACGTCGTCCCCGTCGTGCTGGTCCCGGCCGGTCGCCGCCTGGACACGGCCCTGGCCCGCTCCGTCCTGCGCCCGCAGGTTGCGAGGGCCGATGCGATCCGCCAGGCCGGCCGGGCCGCCCTGCTCGTGCACGCCCTCACCACCGAGCCGGCGCTGCTGCTGGACGCGACGGAGGACTGGCTGCACCAGGAGCAGCGGCGGCAGGTCTACCCGGTGACGATGGGAGCGGTCGAGACGTTGCGGGCGCTCGGCCATGCAGCGGTCGTCTCCGGCGCCGGGCCGACCGTGCTCTGCCTCACCACGCGCGAGCTGGCCGACGTCGTGATCGGGGAGGCCCGCTCGTGGGGTCGGGACTGGAAGGTGGTCGCCCCCGGGGTGCCGGCCGTGGGGCTGCAGTTGGTGTGA
- a CDS encoding DNA glycosylase AlkZ-like family protein codes for MTGTVQASVSWEQALSWRLSRHLLDPAGAESAAGVVRRLGAVLSMDETLAELALRTRSATIPPGGLGAALAAGEVIKAFAFRGAVHYLSPEEGGVYLALRAAGRQWELPSWVEHYQLTAAQWPDFRAAVQDAVADGPLTSREIGEVLARHRDYRHLQPVFDEGAATLIKPLTWQGDVSIGPPRGGRLTLQRLDGNPRWAGIPDLDDAGPRAILAYLGTYGPATFDHIHYWLGAGLSAGRRRLVAWWDGLAGRLAEVDVAGTRAYVVREQLDAMLAARPSEAVRLLPGHDQWVIGPGTRDTPVTPTSLRQLMTRKANPVVLGGVVRGTWVRKHDRLTVHCLDGGPAPTEELRQEADRLAGILGVDLQLSVVAGHG; via the coding sequence ATGACCGGGACGGTGCAGGCATCGGTGTCGTGGGAGCAGGCGCTGTCGTGGCGGCTGTCGCGGCATCTCCTGGACCCCGCCGGCGCCGAGTCTGCCGCCGGAGTGGTGCGTCGTCTCGGCGCGGTGCTCTCGATGGACGAGACGCTTGCCGAGCTCGCCTTACGCACCCGCAGCGCAACGATCCCGCCTGGCGGGCTCGGGGCCGCGCTGGCAGCAGGCGAGGTGATCAAGGCTTTCGCGTTCCGTGGTGCGGTGCACTATCTCTCGCCCGAGGAGGGCGGCGTCTACCTGGCTCTCCGCGCGGCGGGCCGCCAGTGGGAGCTGCCCAGCTGGGTCGAGCACTACCAGCTCACCGCAGCCCAGTGGCCGGACTTCCGGGCCGCGGTGCAGGACGCCGTCGCCGACGGGCCGTTGACCTCGCGCGAGATCGGTGAGGTGCTCGCCCGGCACCGGGACTACCGGCACCTGCAGCCAGTCTTCGACGAGGGCGCCGCCACCCTGATCAAGCCGCTGACGTGGCAAGGAGACGTGAGCATCGGTCCTCCACGCGGCGGCAGGCTCACGCTGCAGCGGCTCGACGGCAACCCGCGCTGGGCAGGCATCCCTGACCTGGACGACGCAGGTCCGCGCGCGATCCTCGCCTACCTCGGCACCTACGGCCCGGCGACCTTCGACCACATCCACTACTGGCTGGGCGCCGGCCTCAGCGCGGGCCGGCGACGGCTGGTGGCCTGGTGGGACGGCCTGGCCGGCCGCCTCGCCGAGGTCGACGTCGCAGGGACCAGGGCGTATGTCGTGCGGGAGCAGCTCGACGCCATGCTGGCCGCGCGGCCCTCGGAAGCGGTCCGGCTCCTGCCGGGCCATGACCAGTGGGTCATCGGCCCGGGTACCCGGGACACCCCCGTCACCCCGACGTCCCTCCGGCAGCTCATGACCCGCAAGGCCAACCCGGTCGTCCTCGGCGGCGTCGTCCGCGGCACCTGGGTCCGCAAGCACGACCGGCTCACCGTGCACTGCCTCGACGGCGGGCCGGCGCCGACGGAGGAGCTGCGGCAGGAGGCGGACCGGCTGGCCGGGATCCTGGGCGTCGACCTGCAGCTGAGCGTGGTCGCCGGGCACGGATGA